The following nucleotide sequence is from Anaeromicrobium sediminis.
CAAGCAAAAGAAAAATAGTTTTCTATTACTGATGTTTAAAGAATCTCTATCGGCATCAAAACATAAATCGAATACAACTTCTATTGCTGGTAAACTTAACAACCCTAAATATTTAGAAGTCCAATTAGTGCAAATGTCACGAATTCTAAAAGATACCTCAAAAGTACAGGATAAAACAATAAAAAAATCACTGCATTTGCTTAAGGATTATCAGGCATGGGAAAAAGACAAGATGGATAAAGATAAAAAAATAGTCTAAGCCAACGCATAATAATAGCTTATAGAAGCACTTAAAAATACTTCTATCTATTTTACTCTAAGGGTCACTTAATACCTAAGGAATACACTGAAAATAGAATAACCCTTATTTGACTAATCTAATTAAGTCAAGTAAGGGTTATTTGTTATTATTCAATTTTCAAAACAAAACTGAATATCTAAACTCAAATCAAGTCACTTTCTATCTATCCTCATGACTGTCTCCGCAGGTGTGGACTGTTGTATGTAGTAAATCTAAAAATAGTGCAGCAGGATACAGACATAAGCATATTGCATTAAAGGAAATCATCTACTCAATAAGTATCGCATATTTATTTTAGATATGAAATTAGCTTTATATATATATGAAGATATAGATGCATAAATTGTGTTCAATATTATAAACATATAAGCTAATCATTTAGATGTACTATTTTTTAATCAGAAAGATACCTATAAAGTAAACTAATATATTTTAAATACTGAATACTAAAATATATTAGTTTACTTTATAGATGGTATAATTATAATTAAGAGCCTATCAGAAATTATAGACTATGTAATAAAAAAACTAAAGGCATATATAGGGGGCTATGAAAAATAAGAGTGTCAAGAGAGCGTGGTTGTCTACATACGTATATTATGTTTTCAACAACTCCATCCCCTCTACAAATTAACGGTTAATTTTCTCAACTCTAAACCCTATTTCTTTATTGCTCTTCTTATAGCATTTCTTTATTAACTCCTCCTTTGATATTTCCATACCCATATAGGTATCAATTGTTAGTTGGTCCCTGTTTGCAAAATATTTTTCTAAAAGCCTTTCTTCCAAATCTTCTTGAGATGCCAGTGTATAGTCATCTAATATATGTTTTAAATTAAATCCATATTTTATCAATGCTCTTCCTAGTAATGTACACCTATGACAATTGATAGGATCTTGCATTGCGCCCACTAAGGCAATTCTATATCCTTTTTCACAGCCATCTTTTAGCCGCTTTATACCATTTAAGAAGTTTTTGTCATATGCTACCTTTTCAAAATCAGCAAAGCCTTCTTCTGTATATAAGCTTTTATCTTCCCTTTGAACTGCAAATTCCTTTCCCATGTAAATATATATATACCCCTTACCAATTAATGTTCTTGAAAAGGATTCTTTATTAAATTGAATATTATATTTTGAATATGGTGTTCCTCTAATGTCTACAATACAATCTATATCATAGAAGTTCAACATATTTAGAAATCTATCCATAGAATAATTTGAATGTCCTATTGTAAATATATCCATACTTCACTTTCACCTTCTTCTAAACACATCCATATAAGTGATATTAACAATATTATTCCAGATACTAAATCTAATATTCTAAATACGCTTCACTTTAATTTTATATTTTGGGGATGAGTCTATTTCTTTTCTATCAACGCAATTATCTAGATATGTGTTTTGTTAGCATGATGATACTGGTACACGGAATTATAGAAGTTTACGTAGGAGTGAGTTAGACCCCCCTTGGGTTATGCTTTTACGAAATTCTACTAAATCACCTGCTAAAGCCACTTCACCCCTGTTATCTTCCCTTCCAATTTTCCACACCAGGCCTGTTAGCTCTGAATATATCCTTCAAGTATTGTTCATAAGCCTTGTTCTTTTATTATTTTTATATACTTATCTCTACAATCTTTTTCTAGCCTTTAAATTTCTACAAAGTAGTAAGCAATATTACATCTTATTCAGCTCAGACAAATTAACTCATCATTAAGCAAAGTTTTTTGTCTCAGCATTTCCCAACTAAGTTTTCAATACAAAGCGCCCTAACGTTCACTTAGAGTGCAAAATATTTGAAAATAACTTTATATGGAAATTTTTACACAACAAATCCTGCAATTAGAGCTATTAGTACAATCAATGGTGCTGGGATTTTTTTTGTCAATAGTAGTATCACCGTTAGAAGTGTAACAACAATATTATCAATCACAAATCCACTCTTTTGCATGAGAATTACCGCAGATACAGCAATTAAACCACCAGCAACTGCATTGA
It contains:
- a CDS encoding DUF488 domain-containing protein, whose translation is MDIFTIGHSNYSMDRFLNMLNFYDIDCIVDIRGTPYSKYNIQFNKESFSRTLIGKGYIYIYMGKEFAVQREDKSLYTEEGFADFEKVAYDKNFLNGIKRLKDGCEKGYRIALVGAMQDPINCHRCTLLGRALIKYGFNLKHILDDYTLASQEDLEERLLEKYFANRDQLTIDTYMGMEISKEELIKKCYKKSNKEIGFRVEKINR